GGCAAGGGCGGAGTTGCATATATTCTCGAACACAGCTACGGTCTCCATGTGCCTAAAATCATGCAGCAGCATTTTAGTTCAATCGTCACCCGCGTTTCCGACAGTCAGAACAAAGAGCTGCTTCCGGAAGAGATATATCATCTGTTTGAAAATGAATATATCAATCTTTCAAACCCGATAGGCTTTGAAAGCTACGCTGAGGGTGAAACCGAGGGCGACGACAGTACAGTCAATGCAGTTATAACCGTAAACGGTGAAAAGAAAAACATCAGCGGCTGCGGCAACGGTATTCTGAGCGCATTCTGCAAAGCGCTGATGAACGAGTTCGGCATTACATTTGAGGTCACAAACTACAGCGAACATTCTCTCGAATACGGCTCAAAATCCAGAGCTATTACCTATATGCATATCTCGGGTGCTGACGGTTCTTCTTTTTACGGTGCCGGCGTTTCGGGCAGCATAAGCAAATCTTCCATCAAAGCTGTCGTCAGCGCGGTAAATAAAATGATGCAGACAAAATAATCTTAACACACAGAATATTATAACCCCCTCCCCGCATATATTGTGGTAAGACACGTAAAGAGGAGGGGGTTTGTTTGAAGTTATCGCTTGACAGACGGGCAGTGGAGCTTGGCCTTTATATCGTTGAGCACGGCGCGACGGTGAGGCAGGCGGCGCAGGTTTTTGACGTTTCCAAAAGCACCGTCCACAAGGACGTCACCGACAGGCTGTTTTACATAAACCGCGCATTGTATACGCAGGTTCAAAAGGTCCTTAACGTGAACAAAAATGAACGGCACATACGTGGTGGTATAGCCACAAAAAATAAGTATCTGAAAAAGAAAATATAAAATAGGCAAACCTACAAAAGCAAAAGAGACACCATAAAAAGCAAGCTTAACGCCAAAAAACGCCTCATTCCCAATAAACTTTTTGGGAATGAGGCGTTTGCTTGTGTGTAATAATATTATTCGGCTTGCTCAAGAGGGAATGTAACTCTCCAGTTCCCCCACGTTAACATATCTGAAGTATTGAAATCCCCATAAAGTGTATAGTTTTTGATCTCTTCTCGCGGAATATCGAACACATATTCACAGTAGTCGATTCTGCCCTGCTCTTCATATTTGTTCGCAAAGTATATATTACAATTACAGTTTACAGTATTGCCATTGACATCCTTCAAATAGAAAGAACCATGATTGTCTTTTTTCAAGCGATCGCCAAGTCCCATTTGTATATGAAGCATACCCCCAATATAGCCTATGTCAGTCACGCCAATATCATCCACAGGCGATCCGTAAATTGCTTCTGACGGTTTAAGAACAGTTGCTTTGCCTTTATTCGTATACCTTTCATAATCTTTTCCTCCGCCTCCCATTGCGTTTACATTTTTGGTGTCTTCTGCAGCTGTAACCGACGAAAGATCTATCGGAATCCTGACATCACTGTAATTCTTCTTATGACTTAAAAACTTTTTTACGGAAAAAGTGATTTTATCGCCCGCTATCTTTTTGTTTTTCCATTCAGTAATTGAAATCAAAAAGGTCGCGGTTTTTGTTTTTTCATCGTAATTAACAAACTGACATGAAGCTGAACTGTCAAACGGGCGGTTTATGGAGTAGCTGTCGAATAAATCCGTAGTATCGTCAATGCGGTCCTTTGATAAATCCTGCATTGTTATATAAATTTCGGCTACATTTCCGTGGATATAAGCAGATAACACTTCCATTTTAATACCATTGTCCTCATCAGATTTCTGTACTGGCGCAAAAAGCTGGGCTATTCCAGGCGAAACCGTATAAATAAGTTTATAGATCGGTTCTACCTTTGCCGCAAGCGCCGGGACAGTCAGAG
The DNA window shown above is from Bacillota bacterium and carries:
- a CDS encoding sporulation transcriptional regulator SpoIIID produces the protein MKLSLDRRAVELGLYIVEHGATVRQAAQVFDVSKSTVHKDVTDRLFYINRALYTQVQKVLNVNKNERHIRGGIATKNKYLKKKI
- a CDS encoding DUF4179 domain-containing protein codes for the protein MFKEKYKHMIDQVHPGDELLCGVLKSAHISSKRKISFFYRPVAAVIAVCICMSLTVPALAAKVEPIYKLIYTVSPGIAQLFAPVQKSDEDNGIKMEVLSAYIHGNVAEIYITMQDLSKDRIDDTTDLFDSYSINRPFDSSASCQFVNYDEKTKTATFLISITEWKNKKIAGDKITFSVKKFLSHKKNYSDVRIPIDLSSVTAAEDTKNVNAMGGGGKDYERYTNKGKATVLKPSEAIYGSPVDDIGVTDIGYIGGMLHIQMGLGDRLKKDNHGSFYLKDVNGNTVNCNCNIYFANKYEEQGRIDYCEYVFDIPREEIKNYTLYGDFNTSDMLTWGNWRVTFPLEQAE